The following DNA comes from Ornithobacterium rhinotracheale DSM 15997.
AGATATACTTCTTTTAAATCCGGATAATTATTAAATAATTTCTCCGCTTCTGCGATTAAAACGATTGCTGTGATTGCTTTTAGTTTACTCATAATTTGATAGTTTAAAGCAGTGGGCTTTTGCGCCCACTACTGGGTTAATGTTTAGGCATTTGCTTGCTTTAATACTCCTACGCCCTCGAAGTCTTTGCGTTTTGCCCTTCCGCCAATTCTGACAAGGAATGAGTAAATATCGCCGTACCACTGAGGATCTTTCACACGCTCAAAGGTTTCAAGGTCGCCGATGGCTTTTTCGACCGTGTTCTTATTCCAAAAAATAGCCGCCTCGCTGTCGGTAGCTTCTACCACGGCACCAAAGGCTTTGAAGTCTTTATTTTGCGCCATGACAAACACGCTAGAACGCACCAAAATATTAAAGCCCTGCACCTTGTAAATAACGCCCTCTCTGCGCTCTTGCTCGGTTACCGACTGCATATAAGTAGCCGTTAGCTGGCTATCCGCAGGGAATAAGTCTAAAAGCGCATTTGATGGAAGCAAGGCGTACATATTGCCCTCGCTCCATGCTTTCTGTGAGCGCAATAAATTCTGCATTCTCTGCAAGTCGCTAAGCGTCCATTTCTTGCGATTTCCAGTGGCATTTTCTAATAATGGTTTTGCATTTGCCCCTGTGGTCTCCAAAATGTTTTTAACAGGTAGCGACTTGTTGTCACCGATTGGCGACACTACCATATTGGTAAGCATGCCCTCTGCTACTTCCTCTGATAAATTCGCAATATCTTGGTCTAAGACAGAACGGCGTTTATCATAGCTAAGCTCCACGGTTTCTGCATGCGGAATATGCACGGGGTCGGTAGTGTACTCGTCGATTTGATACAATACCTCTGTATCCTTTCTCTGCTTCACATCAGCGGGCAAAGTCTTACGGTTTTTTACCACCTTAGACGGCGCGCCAGCCTGTGGTATATGCACGATTTTCCCCGCTAAAATGTTTTCTGAAGACACATCGGAAATGTGATTTAAAAAGGTGTTATCCTGTTTTAATTTTTCCTCAATGGTTTTTTTCCAAATTTCTCTTTCTAATCCCATAGTTTCTTTTTTTAGTTAGTTCCAAATTGTTGTTTTTTGCGCTCGGCAAAGTATTCCGGATGCTCGGCTTTGAGCGTAGCCAAGTGATTACCCTTGTCTAGTTCGTCCCAAGTCATCTTGTCAAATTTTGCCAATTTGCTCTCGTTATCTTTTAATTGTTCGGTTACGCTTTTGCGCGCTGGCAAGGCGGCAAGTAATGCCATTGCTCCCTCATAAGGCATTGCCAAAATCGGTGCTTTCCCCGCCTCGTCTAATTTCCCAGCCTTAACGGCTTTGTCTACTTCGGCGGTGAGTACTGCGGTTTGTCTTTCGGTTTCAGCTTTTTTCAACTGATCAATTTCTGCCTTTAAGGCTACTTTCTCCGTTTCCGAGGCAGTAAGCTTTGCCTCAATGCTTTTAACGGCATTCAAAATTGCCGATTCGTTTGCATTTTCTTCTAGCTGTAAATGTGCTGTAAGTTCTTTCATTTCATTTTTTGTTTTGATATATTCATTTTCTGCTTGTAAACAAATGGCTTTAATTTCTTGCTCGCTCAAAGTATCTCCATTTTGATTGTATAACACAACGGAGGCGGCATTAGAGGGGATAGCACAAATGGAGGCTTCGGTTAATTCACACTTAGTAAGTGTAAGCACGCCATTTTCCATCACCATATCTTTTGGATTAAAAGTAAAGCCCATGCTGCAACCTTTGAGAACGCCTCGCTCCACCTTGCGCACAACTTCTTTTCCGTCCACATCCTCTGTATCAAATTTGGGCGTAGCTGTAAGCAAATGCTCCTCAACCGATACATCCTCCCAACTGCCTAATACATCTTTTGTGTTATTTCTGTGGTTATTTAAGCACACAGGATTAGACAAAAAACGCTTTAAGTTTATTCCAGCGGTTTTAACCCTAAACCCGTAGGAATTAGTCACTCGCTCATCGTTTAATATGAATTTCATGGCTTGGTATTTTTTCGTTTACAGGGCAAAATTCAACCAAACGAAACGGCTAAAAAAATCATGATTTTATCATAGTGCTAAAATCAATGCATCATACTCTTAAAATAGCACTATCATAAAAATGCAATTTCTCAAACATTGATAGATAGTGGAATTTTGCCTTAAAAGTTTGACAGTATGGCAAAGAAAGGACGATTGACAAATAAGGAAAGAGAGCAAAAAAAAGAGTACGCTAAAATGCTCTTTTTGCAAGAAAAAAACATCAGCATTAAAGAGCTAGCCGAGCGCGTGGGCGTAGCGGTAAACACTGCCTCCGAGTGGATTAAATCCGAGAAGTGGGAGGGCTTAAAGCGCAACATTTTACTCACACGCCAAGAGCAACTCGTGCAAATGCAAGATGAGCTTGCGGAAATCAACGCTTATATTCAAAGCCAAGAGGAGGGCTACCGATTTGCCGATTACAAAACCGCCCAAATCAGAAATCAGCTGATTAAAAATATCAAGGATTTAGAAACTAAAGCACTACTCCCTGAGATGATTAATGCGCTCACGCAGTTCTTGGATTTTGTGCGGGTTGAAAATCTAGACGATGCCCAACTATTGGCAGACTACACCGACGCATTTATTAAATCAAAACTTTAAGGCTATGCTTATAACCAAGAGATTAACACCCGAAGACCGCAAGGCGTTAGAGTTTTGGGAGCGATATTATACCAACCTACGCCAAAAAGCCAGCGTGGATTTATCCGAAACCGCCACGGAAATTGAACGCAGAAAAAAGCGTTTAGAGGCAAACCCCGAGGAGTGGTTTAAATACTATTTCCACAAGTATTATAAATGTGAACCGGCGGCATTTCATAAAGCCAGTACCAAGAGAATTACCGAAAATATGGAATGGTACGAGGTGCGCGCATGGTCGCGTGAGCTTGCCAAATCAGCGCGTGCCATGATGGAATTTACTTACTTAGCCCTCACCGGTAAAAAGAAGTTTATCATCATTGCCTCGGCGACCAATGAATCTGCTAAACGCCTTTTAACGCCGTTTAAAAGTGCTTTTGAAAGTAACACGCGCATCATTCACGACTATGGCATTCAGCAAAACCACGGCAACTGGAGAGATGATCAATTCACAATAAGAAAAGGTGCCATGTTTATTGCTGTGGGGGCAGGAAATTCGCCCCGTGGATCAAGAAATGAAGAAGTGAGACCCGACGCCATTCTAGTGGACGACTTCGATACGGATGAAGACTGCAGAAACCCAGACACCGTGGATAAAAAGTGGGCGTGGTTTGAAAAAGCGTTATACGCTACTCGTTCCGTTTCAGAGCCTATTACAGTACTGTTTAACGGAAACATCATTGCCGACTATTGCTGTATCAAAAAAGCCATAGAAATGGCAGACCACACGGATATTATAAACATACGGGACAAAAACAACAAATCCACTTGGCCACAAAAAAACACCGAGGAGCATATCGACCGAACATTGTCCAAAATATCGGCGCAAGCGGTGCAGGGCGAATATTTTAATAACCCTATCAGCTTGGGGAAAGTTTTTAAGGAGATAAGCTATGGTAAAGTATTACCACTCAAAAAATACAAATTCCTTGTTTCCTACACCGACCCCTCTTACAAGAAAAACGGAGACTTTAAGGCGACAGCTTTGGTGGGCAAGTACAAAGACGAGTACCATGTAATTGATATGTTTTGTCAAAAAAACACTACCGCCAAAATGCTGGAGCACCTTTACGAAACCTATAAGAAAACCTCCAGCGCGGGCGTATCTGTGTACTATTACATTGAATACCCTTGGATTGACGACCCCCTAAAACGAGAGATTAAAAAGGCGAACAAACGCTATAACATAACACTCCCGCTGAAAGCCGATGAGCGTAAAAAAACCGAGAAGTTCTACCGAATTGAGAGCAATTTAGAGCCGCTTAACCGCAATGGCAAATTAATATTTAACGAGGAACTAAAAGGGCGAGAAGATATGAAAGAAACGGAGTTCCAATTTTTAGCCTTGTCGCCAAAATCTAGAGCGCACGACGACGCTCCAGACGCCGTGGAGGGTGCCGTGTGGATTGTAAACCACAAAAATTTACAAGGCGACCACACGCCCAAGGTGTACCAAAAAGCTAAGAACAAAAAAAGATATTAAACCATGTTTATAGAAATTGAAGAATTAAAGACTCATTGCCGAGAGGCAAAGCTTAAAAGAATTATCGAAAACGACGAGACCATCGCGCTCGCTGCACTGGATATGGCCATTGATTTTGCTTCTTCCAAACTGATGAAAACCTACGACACGGGGGCTATTTTCTCTGCCACGGATTGCGACAGAAGCCCGCTACTGGTTAAGTTTATAAAAGACATTGCGATTTGGGAAATCATCACACTGGCAACACCTGGCATTGATTACGAAGACAAGAAATTCCGTTATCAAGAGGCTGTGAATTGGCTTACCGCCGTTTACAAAGGAATGCCAGCAAATCTTCCCAGACTAATGGAAGAAGAAAAAGGCGTTAAATCATTTTCCTATCATTCTAACCCACCGCGTAAAAACTACTACTAATTATGAGCAAAATTGGATTTAAACAAAAGAATAGCCAAAAAAAGACTTTAAACATTAGCCAAGTGCTAGTGGTAAAACCCGAAAGGCACAGCTCCTTAGATATTGAAAACTGGATAACCGCTATCTCGCAGGCTTATCGAGGCAGGCGTCAAAAGCTCGTGGAGCTTTACAATAACTTACTAATGGACGGCGTACTATACGAAGCCATGGACAAGCGTGTGCGCGCCATAACGAATGCCAATCTCACCTTTCAAAAAGACGGCAAAGAGATAGAGGAGCTTTGGGACTTGATAGACACGCCCGAATTTGAAAAATTACTCCGTGAAATTTTACTTTCTAAATTTTACGGCAAATCCATCGTGGAGCTTGATTTTTCAAATGGTTTTAAGGTGCAAAGTATCGACCGCCGACACATTGACACGCTGCATAAGTTAATTTTAAAAGACACCTCCAGCGATGAGGGCATTCCTTACGAGGATAACGATTTTATTTTAAACATTGGCGATGATAAAGACTTAGGGATATTTGCGCGCACGGCACCTTACGCCATATTTAAACGAAATGGAGGTGCAGATTATGCGCAATTCTGCGAGCTGTTTGGCATTCCGCAGCTCATCGGAAAATACGACCCCGACGATGAAAATGGACAGAAAGAAATGGAGGAATCGTTTAGGAAACGAGGGGCGGCGGCTGATATGGTTTTAAGCAATAAAAGCTCGGTAGAAACCTTGCAAACCAGTCAATCCAACGGCGCAGTGCATCGTGAGTTTTTGGAGCATTGGGACAAACAAATATTAATCAGCGCACAGGGGCAAACGATGACCACCACCGATGGAACTTCACTCGCTCAGGCAAAAGTGCATGGCAACACAGAAAACGACCTAAACAAAGCAGATAAAATCTTTGTTCGTCGCTTTTTAAACCAAGAGCTTAAACCGCGACTTGAAAAAAGAGGCTATCCAGTAGCGGGCGGCTTCTTTAATTTCATCGACGAAAAAGAAGATTTAAAAGCCATAGACAAATTAAGTGTTGCCGAGCGTGTAAATCAGCTTACCGCCGATGGTGTAGATGATGATTACTTCTATGAGGAATTTGGATTGCCTCGAGGGGCTAAGAGCAAAGAACGAGAGCAAGAAGAACCTGCAGACGAACCAGAAGAAGAGGAAATCCAAACGGATGACCCCCCTAAGGAAAAACATAAAAACAAACCAAAAAACACGCCCAAAGTCAAAAAAGTACAAGCCAAAGATTTATCCTTATTTGACAAGCTAAAGGATTTTTTCGCCCACGCTCCTCGGTAGAACTTAGCCTATACGAGGAGCTGGATTGGCAGGCTCTGGAAAAAGAGTATAAAGGTTGCTGTGGGCAAGTTGAACAAGCCCATCTTTCCGCTGGATTTGATACCGAATTTAGGCAGGAATTTACAAAGCTCATGAAAGAAATGTATTTGCAAAAAAACAAGCATTCTTTGCGGCATAAAGGTGTCGTTCGAGCCACTTTCAACAAATTATGGCAAGGGGTAGAGGGGGAAATAAAACCTATCATAAATGAGGATTTAAAAATTGAAAATGCTCCATTTATCCAAAAAATGAAAGACAATGTTTGGGAGTTTTCTATGGCTAAAAATACCGCTGACAATATTGCACTAAATAACGCACTTATTTCTCCAAATGGAAAAGTGAGAAGCTGGAATGAGTTTAGAAAGGAAGCTCTAAAAATCATTGACCGCTCAGCTCGTTATTTAAAAACAGAGTATAACACGGCTGTAGCCAGTGCTCGCATGGCGGCAAAATGGGAAAGATTTCAAAGAGAAAAACACATATACCCTTATGCTAAATTCTTTGTCGTTCAAGATAACCATACCTCCGATATTTGCGCGCCTCTGCATGGTGTAGTAGTGCCATGGGATCATCCATTACTTAAAACGCATTTTCCTCCCAATCACTTCAATTGCCGTACAGATGTGGAAGCCGTAAGATATGAGGAACCTACACCGAACGAACAAATAAAAGCACCCGATATTCCTCAAAATTTCAGAAATAACATAGGGATTACCGGAAAGATATTTGCAGAAAATAGCCTGTATTTTGAAAAGCTAAATGAATACTTTACAGAAGACGAACAAAAGGTTATTCTAGGAGAATTAATGTCGGAAGAACAAAGTTTTGTTTCTAGATATGTAAGCGAAAAAACAGAGGGTGTATTGAGAGTAAACATTAATCCCGATCTAAAAGATTTACCTACAAATTTATACTTGGGTAAACTTATAGTGGACGACCACAAAGCCAAAGTAGATATTTTAGCACATCTCGAGGGTAGAAAAAATCCCGAATTTAGGATTGATGGAATTATTGGAGATGCTACCAATAGAAATAAAGACACTAAACCTCAAAATTTCATCACTAATTCTGTTAGAAAGCTTTATGATAGTGAACAATTGGGAGGATTTGACAAGGCTTGTTTAGTGATGAATTTTGGAGAAATAAATAATGTTTCTGTAAAAAACAAAAAACGAGCGGCTTCTGAATTACAAGAAAGTTTTAAGAAATTTGACAAATTAGAATTTGTGATTTTATTTGCTAATGGAAAAGTTTGGAGAATTGACAGAGTTACTGCTTTAATGACTCCATCAAATGACTTTAAAATAAAATTTGCACAATTTATTGATAAAAAATAAACTTGGGCAAGTAGATTGCCTACTTGCCCGCATTCATCTGCGGATTGGTTTGCACCGCTCCGACTTGTCTTGCAAATATACAAAAACTAAACCAAATAATAAACAAATGAATAGAAATTTAGAACAGGTGATGCGTGCCATAGAACAAAGAACGCATCAATTTTTAGATGATTTGCCAATTATAATAGCAAACGAGGCTTTACTTTTCGCCAAAGAAAATTTTGACCAGCAAAGTTGGCAAGGAAGTAGCGTAGAGCCTTGGGCTCCGAGAAAAGACAAAGAAAATGAAAGGAGTTTGCTTGTCAATACCGGTAATTTACGACGAAGTATTGATAAGGAAAACGCCAAAATAGAGCCCAAAGCCAATGGGGTAACGATAACTATCGGTAGTGATGTCCCCTATGCCCGCGCACATAATTTTGGGTTTTCTGGCGTTGTAGAACAAAATGTGGGAGAGCATCGCCGAAAGTCTAAAAAAGGAAAAGAATACTTTGTAAAAGCCCATAGAAGAAATATGAAAATGAATATCCCTAAGCGACAATTTATCGGAGACTTTAACGATAGCCCTATTTTTGCCGATAAAATTAAGGAAATCATAAAATTAGAAGCTAAGAAAATAACGAATATTTAAACCATGAAAAAACTCTATTTAAAACTCTTTGAAATGCTAAAAGAAATCCCAGAAATAAATTATATTGATTTAAACTATGGGCAGCTATTCGAGAGCAAACCACCGCTTGATTATCCCGCTGTATTGATTGGAATTAACATTATAAGTTCCGACGACTTTCATAATGTATTCCAGCAAATAAACGCAGATTTCACGCTTACCATTGTAGATAAGCACTGGGATACGGACTCGCTAACAGAGGACGAGCGCAGAGAGCAGGCGTTATCTTATTTAGATTTGTCGGAAAAAATATACAGAAAATTGCAAGGCTACGAGGATGCGCATTTCGAAACCTTTTCACGCATAAGCGTTACGGAGCAACCTTTGAGAAAAGGTTTAAGGATAATTGCCGAGCGTTATTCTTGTGGCTGGAAGGAGGATTGTGCCACACCATAAACGGGTATATTTTGCGCAATGCCGGCACATCTACACCTTGGCGCTCCAGCCTATATAGATTACTAGAATTCTTGTTAATAATGGCATTTATGCGATTTTGAGTAAGGTCAAATTCAAGGCTTAAAGCCTCCATACAACGCGAATATTTATACTCCAAAATGTGGGAGTAATAATAATAGCGCGCTACGAGTTTTTCGTTGCGATAACGGAGCAGCCCTGTATTTCTGCCTTTTGAATTGATTGCCATACCACAAAAATAAAAAACCCTAAGTTATTACGCAACTTAGGGTTTTATTATCATTTTATCAACTCTCCCACACACGATTGTTGATGTAGGTTTCTGGGTAAGCCAGCGCGGTTCCGTCGCGGGACTTGGCGCTTTTGTAAATGCTTATATAGTTTAAGCACTGGGTGCGTTCGGTATCATTCAGAGCCTCCCATAATTGCTCACAGCGTTTTTTCTTGCCTGCAAAGTTGCCGCAAGTCTTCCAGAACCGCTCAAAACTTAAATCGGCGGGCATTTCTTCTATCTTGCCGTACTTGATGGCTTTTTTCATTTCTAGCATTTGACCAATGCGTATCGGCGTTGCCTTTTGTAATAGTTCTCCATGCGTCTGCGCATCCATTTGCGCTTCAATTTTCAGTATTTTTAAATAGCCGTTTTCTGCGTAGTGGTAGGTGACGGAGCCTTGAAATTTAGGACTTGTCATTACAAAAATTCTTTCTTTCATGGTTGTAATTGTTCAAAAATTTGAGAATTAATCATTAAAACGGAATG
Coding sequences within:
- a CDS encoding HK97 family phage prohead protease, which encodes MKFILNDERVTNSYGFRVKTAGINLKRFLSNPVCLNNHRNNTKDVLGSWEDVSVEEHLLTATPKFDTEDVDGKEVVRKVERGVLKGCSMGFTFNPKDMVMENGVLTLTKCELTEASICAIPSNAASVVLYNQNGDTLSEQEIKAICLQAENEYIKTKNEMKELTAHLQLEENANESAILNAVKSIEAKLTASETEKVALKAEIDQLKKAETERQTAVLTAEVDKAVKAGKLDEAGKAPILAMPYEGAMALLAALPARKSVTEQLKDNESKLAKFDKMTWDELDKGNHLATLKAEHPEYFAERKKQQFGTN
- a CDS encoding DNA-binding protein, whose product is MAKKGRLTNKEREQKKEYAKMLFLQEKNISIKELAERVGVAVNTASEWIKSEKWEGLKRNILLTRQEQLVQMQDELAEINAYIQSQEEGYRFADYKTAQIRNQLIKNIKDLETKALLPEMINALTQFLDFVRVENLDDAQLLADYTDAFIKSKL
- a CDS encoding phage portal protein family protein, which codes for MSKIGFKQKNSQKKTLNISQVLVVKPERHSSLDIENWITAISQAYRGRRQKLVELYNNLLMDGVLYEAMDKRVRAITNANLTFQKDGKEIEELWDLIDTPEFEKLLREILLSKFYGKSIVELDFSNGFKVQSIDRRHIDTLHKLILKDTSSDEGIPYEDNDFILNIGDDKDLGIFARTAPYAIFKRNGGADYAQFCELFGIPQLIGKYDPDDENGQKEMEESFRKRGAAADMVLSNKSSVETLQTSQSNGAVHREFLEHWDKQILISAQGQTMTTTDGTSLAQAKVHGNTENDLNKADKIFVRRFLNQELKPRLEKRGYPVAGGFFNFIDEKEDLKAIDKLSVAERVNQLTADGVDDDYFYEEFGLPRGAKSKEREQEEPADEPEEEEIQTDDPPKEKHKNKPKNTPKVKKVQAKDLSLFDKLKDFFAHAPR
- a CDS encoding phage head morphogenesis protein, whose product is MRHKGVVRATFNKLWQGVEGEIKPIINEDLKIENAPFIQKMKDNVWEFSMAKNTADNIALNNALISPNGKVRSWNEFRKEALKIIDRSARYLKTEYNTAVASARMAAKWERFQREKHIYPYAKFFVVQDNHTSDICAPLHGVVVPWDHPLLKTHFPPNHFNCRTDVEAVRYEEPTPNEQIKAPDIPQNFRNNIGITGKIFAENSLYFEKLNEYFTEDEQKVILGELMSEEQSFVSRYVSEKTEGVLRVNINPDLKDLPTNLYLGKLIVDDHKAKVDILAHLEGRKNPEFRIDGIIGDATNRNKDTKPQNFITNSVRKLYDSEQLGGFDKACLVMNFGEINNVSVKNKKRAASELQESFKKFDKLEFVILFANGKVWRIDRVTALMTPSNDFKIKFAQFIDKK
- a CDS encoding phage virion morphogenesis protein: MNRNLEQVMRAIEQRTHQFLDDLPIIIANEALLFAKENFDQQSWQGSSVEPWAPRKDKENERSLLVNTGNLRRSIDKENAKIEPKANGVTITIGSDVPYARAHNFGFSGVVEQNVGEHRRKSKKGKEYFVKAHRRNMKMNIPKRQFIGDFNDSPIFADKIKEIIKLEAKKITNI